The following proteins are encoded in a genomic region of Streptomyces sp. NBC_01723:
- a CDS encoding SRPBCC domain-containing protein, with amino-acid sequence MEHEVFVPVPAERLRDVLADPVRVARAVPGLQQDAGAEPVAGRLKVRIGSHSITYRGSLRLSARPDGTYAVEGDATESRGTGEVTLALTLSVRDAEGGATVVFAGTASADGRVTELSEESVTSATARLLTRFAANLGTAAAEERPPASVFDTEVPPPSLDTEDADEADDTDDTDHTDEVDEGRAAAPQPSATPTAPAAPETPTPDMVEPPAEAAHARRTMIGRSAEEVDHAPPRGRYAPVPAPQTGVAGAPLRWAAPAAAVVVAGAIVVGRALRKRR; translated from the coding sequence ATGGAGCATGAGGTGTTCGTTCCGGTTCCGGCCGAGCGGCTCAGGGACGTGCTGGCCGACCCCGTCCGGGTCGCCCGGGCGGTTCCGGGGCTCCAGCAGGACGCCGGCGCCGAGCCCGTCGCGGGCCGGCTGAAGGTGCGTATCGGCAGCCACTCCATCACCTACCGGGGTTCGCTGCGCCTGTCCGCGCGCCCGGACGGCACGTACGCCGTCGAGGGTGACGCCACCGAGTCGCGCGGCACCGGCGAGGTCACGCTCGCCCTGACCCTCTCCGTCCGGGACGCCGAGGGCGGCGCCACCGTCGTCTTCGCCGGGACGGCCAGCGCGGACGGGCGGGTCACGGAGTTGTCCGAGGAGTCGGTGACCTCGGCCACGGCCCGCCTGCTGACCCGGTTCGCGGCGAACCTGGGCACCGCGGCGGCCGAGGAGCGGCCGCCCGCCTCCGTCTTCGACACCGAGGTCCCGCCGCCGTCCCTCGACACGGAGGACGCGGACGAGGCCGACGACACGGACGACACGGACCACACGGACGAGGTGGACGAGGGCCGAGCCGCCGCCCCGCAGCCCTCCGCCACCCCCACCGCCCCCGCCGCCCCGGAGACCCCCACCCCCGACATGGTCGAACCCCCCGCCGAGGCCGCGCACGCGCGCCGCACGATGATCGGCCGCAGCGCCGAGGAGGTGGACCACGCCCCGCCGCGCGGCCGGTACGCCCCCGTCCCCGCACCTCAGACGGGCGTCGCCGGCGCCCCCCTGCGCTGGGCCGCCCCCGCCGCGGCCGTGGTCGTGGCCGGGGCGATCGTCGTGGGCCGCGCGCTGCGCAAGCGCCGCTGA
- a CDS encoding aldose epimerase family protein, with product MSNEPITLTAGDAEATVLPGNGGRIGGLRVGGTELLRQGERYGCFPMVPWCGRIRDGRFRDGAAVHQMPLNSPPHAIHGTARDAAWRTARVTADEAVITYDLADPWPYTGRVTQVIALTEDALTLTMSVETYDSSFPAQVGWHPWFNRTLDGADVAIGFDPAWQEERGDDHLPTGNRVVPKPGPWDDCFGMPDGVDVTLTWPERLELKVTSREHWVVVYDEQEAAVCVEPQTGPPNGLNSLPRLVTPLEPLEATTTWAWRRL from the coding sequence GTGAGTAACGAACCCATCACGCTGACCGCGGGTGACGCGGAGGCGACCGTGCTGCCGGGCAACGGCGGCCGGATCGGCGGACTCCGCGTCGGCGGTACGGAACTGCTCCGCCAGGGCGAGCGCTACGGCTGCTTCCCGATGGTCCCCTGGTGCGGCCGGATCCGCGACGGCCGCTTCCGGGACGGCGCGGCCGTCCACCAGATGCCGCTCAACTCCCCGCCGCACGCCATCCACGGCACCGCGCGCGACGCCGCCTGGCGCACCGCGCGTGTCACCGCGGACGAGGCGGTCATCACGTACGACCTGGCCGACCCCTGGCCCTACACCGGCCGCGTCACCCAGGTGATCGCCCTCACCGAGGACGCGCTGACGCTGACGATGTCCGTGGAGACGTACGACTCGTCCTTCCCGGCGCAGGTCGGCTGGCACCCGTGGTTCAACCGCACCCTCGACGGCGCGGACGTCGCGATCGGCTTCGACCCCGCCTGGCAGGAGGAGCGCGGTGACGACCACCTGCCGACCGGCAACCGTGTCGTCCCGAAGCCGGGCCCCTGGGACGACTGCTTCGGCATGCCGGACGGCGTCGACGTCACCCTCACCTGGCCGGAGCGGCTGGAGCTGAAGGTGACCAGCCGCGAGCACTGGGTCGTGGTGTACGACGAGCAGGAGGCCGCCGTCTGCGTGGAGCCGCAGACCGGGCCGCCCAACGGCCTGAACTCCCTCCCCCGCCTGGTCACGCCCCTGGAGCCGCTGGAGGCCACGACGACCTGGGCCTGGCGGCGCCTTTAA
- the pyrE gene encoding orotate phosphoribosyltransferase, giving the protein MTDVRAALLQQIKDKAVVHGKVTLSSGLEADYYVDLRRITLDGEAAPLVGQVLLELTDDLEFDAVGGLTMGADPVAASMLHAAAARGRRLDAFVVRKAAKAHGLQRQVEGPDIAGRRVLVVEDTSTTGGSPLTAVEAVRAAGAEVVAVATIVDRATGAAEKIEQGAGVPYLYAYDKDELGLD; this is encoded by the coding sequence ATGACGGACGTACGCGCGGCGCTGCTGCAGCAGATCAAGGACAAGGCCGTGGTGCACGGCAAGGTGACCCTCTCCTCGGGTCTTGAGGCCGACTACTACGTCGACCTGCGCCGCATCACCCTGGACGGCGAGGCCGCGCCGCTGGTCGGGCAGGTGCTGCTCGAGCTGACCGACGACCTTGAGTTCGACGCGGTGGGCGGGCTGACCATGGGCGCCGACCCGGTCGCGGCGAGCATGCTGCACGCCGCCGCCGCACGGGGCCGCAGGCTGGACGCGTTCGTGGTCCGCAAGGCGGCCAAGGCGCACGGGCTGCAGCGCCAGGTGGAGGGCCCGGACATCGCGGGCCGCCGCGTCCTGGTCGTCGAGGACACCTCCACCACCGGCGGCTCCCCGCTCACCGCCGTCGAGGCCGTGCGCGCGGCCGGTGCCGAGGTGGTCGCCGTCGCCACCATCGTCGACCGCGCGACGGGCGCCGCCGAGAAGATCGAGCAGGGCGCGGGAGTGCCGTACCTGTACGCGTACGACAAGGACGAGCTGGGCCTGGACTGA
- a CDS encoding alpha/beta hydrolase → MPDAAAEPGTAAARNAAEEKSAFAHPAVDPDSTAGYGDHPDQVIDFYTPRAAVGPGDAAPVVVVLHGGSWRAPYDRRHVSPFAGFLAQRGFAVASVEYRRGAEGGDAGTGGPVAGRWPETLDDVAAALDALPGLVRRHLPGADARRTVLTGHSAGGHLALWAAARHLLPADAPWRTDRPAPLRGVVALAPIADFEVADKLEVCGGAARQFLGGGDLFAERRPYADPALLLPTGIATTLVQGRADVDVPQAVADAYADAAAKAGEVVGVTLLEDVGHFPLIDPAADACAVVAEEIAQLAW, encoded by the coding sequence ATGCCGGACGCCGCCGCAGAACCGGGCACCGCTGCCGCGAGGAACGCCGCGGAGGAGAAATCCGCTTTCGCGCACCCGGCGGTGGACCCCGACAGCACGGCCGGGTACGGCGACCACCCCGACCAGGTGATCGACTTCTACACGCCGCGTGCCGCCGTGGGGCCGGGCGACGCCGCTCCCGTCGTGGTGGTCCTGCACGGAGGCTCGTGGCGGGCGCCGTACGACCGTCGCCATGTCAGCCCGTTCGCCGGGTTCCTGGCACAGCGGGGCTTCGCCGTGGCGAGTGTGGAGTACCGGCGCGGTGCGGAGGGCGGTGACGCCGGTACGGGCGGGCCCGTGGCGGGGCGGTGGCCCGAGACCCTCGACGACGTGGCCGCCGCGCTGGACGCGCTGCCCGGGCTGGTACGGCGGCACCTCCCGGGAGCCGACGCGCGCCGTACGGTGCTCACCGGCCACTCCGCCGGCGGGCACCTCGCCCTGTGGGCGGCGGCCCGGCACCTGCTGCCCGCCGACGCCCCGTGGCGCACCGACCGTCCGGCGCCGCTGCGGGGCGTGGTCGCGCTCGCGCCGATCGCGGACTTCGAGGTCGCCGACAAGCTGGAGGTGTGCGGGGGAGCGGCGCGTCAGTTCCTGGGCGGGGGCGACCTGTTCGCCGAACGCCGTCCCTACGCCGATCCCGCCCTGCTGCTGCCCACCGGCATCGCGACGACCCTGGTCCAGGGCCGGGCCGACGTGGACGTGCCGCAGGCGGTCGCCGACGCGTACGCCGACGCGGCGGCGAAGGCGGGGGAGGTGGTGGGCGTGACCCTGCTGGAGGACGTCGGCCACTTCCCGCTGATCGACCCGGCGGCGGACGCGTGCGCGGTGGTGGCGGAGGAGATCGCGCAGTTGGCGTGGTGA
- a CDS encoding MFS transporter, with amino-acid sequence MPDVRLASPQGKWILLTTVLGSSMALLDSTVVNVALPRIGRDLDADLAALQWTVNAYMVTLAGLILLGGALGDRFGRRRIFVIGVLWFAGASLLCGVAPNAGVLIAARALQGIGGALLTPGSLALIQASFHADDRGRAVGLWSGFGGVGAAVGPFLGGWLVDGAGWRWIFLLNVPLALLCAPIALRHVPESSDQRAHARFDVLGAVLGAAALALLTYALIEARGASWAVALSAVAGVAVAVAFVVVEGRRADPMMPLDVFASRQFTAINVVTLCVYAALGGFFFLAALQLQVVVGWSALAAGTALLPTTVLMLLLSARSGELSERLGPRLQLTVGPLLCAAGMVLMLRVGPGASYLTDVLPALVVLGLGMVTLVAPLTASVLAAVETARAGLASGINNAAARAAGLVAVAALPLLTGMGEDAYRSARAFDDAFGPAMLICAGVLVAGSAIAFTTVRRPAPDCRRPECRTHGSILTPPLEAERGT; translated from the coding sequence ATGCCCGACGTCCGGCTGGCCTCACCGCAAGGCAAGTGGATCCTGCTGACCACCGTCCTCGGCTCCAGCATGGCCCTGCTGGACTCGACCGTCGTCAACGTCGCGCTGCCCCGCATCGGGCGCGACCTCGACGCCGACCTCGCCGCGCTCCAGTGGACCGTCAACGCGTACATGGTCACGCTGGCCGGGCTGATCCTGCTCGGCGGCGCGCTCGGCGACCGGTTCGGCCGCCGCCGGATCTTCGTCATCGGGGTGCTGTGGTTCGCGGGCGCCTCCCTGCTGTGCGGTGTGGCGCCGAACGCCGGTGTCCTGATCGCCGCCCGCGCCCTCCAGGGCATCGGCGGTGCGCTGCTCACGCCGGGTTCCCTCGCCCTCATCCAGGCCTCCTTCCACGCCGACGACCGGGGCCGCGCGGTCGGCCTGTGGTCGGGCTTCGGGGGCGTCGGCGCGGCGGTGGGGCCGTTCCTCGGGGGCTGGCTGGTGGACGGGGCGGGCTGGCGCTGGATTTTCCTGCTCAACGTTCCGCTGGCCCTGCTGTGCGCGCCGATCGCGCTGCGGCACGTACCGGAGTCCTCGGACCAGCGCGCCCACGCGCGCTTCGACGTGCTCGGCGCGGTCCTCGGCGCGGCGGCCCTCGCGCTGCTCACCTACGCGCTGATCGAGGCGCGCGGCGCGTCCTGGGCGGTGGCGCTCAGCGCGGTGGCCGGCGTGGCCGTGGCGGTGGCCTTCGTGGTCGTCGAGGGCCGCCGCGCGGACCCGATGATGCCGCTGGACGTCTTCGCCTCCCGCCAGTTCACCGCGATCAACGTGGTCACGCTGTGCGTGTACGCGGCCCTCGGCGGCTTCTTCTTCCTCGCCGCGCTCCAGCTCCAGGTCGTGGTCGGCTGGTCCGCGCTGGCCGCCGGTACGGCGCTGCTGCCGACCACCGTCCTGATGCTGCTGCTCTCCGCTCGCTCCGGCGAGCTGTCCGAGCGGCTCGGCCCCCGGCTCCAGCTCACCGTCGGGCCGCTGCTGTGCGCCGCCGGGATGGTGCTGATGCTGCGGGTCGGACCCGGCGCCTCCTACCTCACCGACGTACTGCCCGCCCTGGTGGTGCTCGGCCTCGGCATGGTCACCCTGGTCGCGCCGCTGACGGCGAGCGTGCTGGCCGCCGTGGAGACCGCGCGCGCCGGACTGGCCAGCGGCATCAACAACGCGGCGGCCCGCGCGGCGGGGCTCGTCGCGGTGGCCGCGCTGCCGCTGCTCACCGGCATGGGCGAGGACGCCTACCGGTCGGCCCGCGCCTTCGACGACGCGTTCGGCCCGGCGATGCTGATCTGCGCGGGCGTCCTGGTGGCGGGCTCCGCGATCGCCTTCACGACGGTCCGCCGCCCGGCCCCGGACTGCCGCCGCCCCGAATGCCGCACCCACGGCTCGATCCTGACCCCACCCCTGGAGGCCGAACGCGGCACGTAG
- a CDS encoding alpha/beta hydrolase, translated as MWPGTAVRWRHAGRWRRAVCAALITGAVVLPLSGAAQPRIPAPLPAEPPAPTAATLAETYAAHRANAAEASRMAADHGDRHRAAADRAMADPSRRLLAFDGRGAGLATEVLGDLARADRVAVLVPGSDTGLDTYGRFRAAAVALHRQLVGQAPAGTRTAVVAWLGYETPGTISTAVATTGRAERAAPKLRVLVADLRRITGPGTRLTLLCHSYGSVVCARAADGLDVSDVALLGSPGTGADTAAGLRSGARIWAARGDDDWVEHVPHLSTGLFGTTVGFGTDPVSPEFGARVFDAGDGGHSDYFDPGSLSLTNLARIALGETTEVTHD; from the coding sequence ATGTGGCCCGGTACGGCGGTACGTTGGCGGCATGCGGGCAGGTGGCGCCGTGCCGTGTGCGCGGCCCTCATCACCGGTGCCGTGGTCCTCCCGCTCTCCGGTGCCGCGCAGCCCCGGATCCCGGCCCCGCTCCCCGCCGAGCCGCCGGCGCCGACGGCCGCCACACTGGCCGAGACGTACGCGGCCCACCGGGCCAACGCCGCCGAGGCGTCCCGGATGGCCGCCGACCACGGCGACCGTCACCGTGCCGCGGCCGACCGTGCGATGGCCGACCCGTCCCGACGCCTCCTCGCCTTCGACGGCCGGGGCGCAGGACTGGCCACTGAGGTACTCGGCGACCTGGCGCGGGCCGACCGCGTCGCCGTCCTGGTCCCGGGCTCCGACACCGGCCTCGACACCTACGGCCGGTTCCGCGCCGCCGCCGTCGCGCTGCACCGGCAGCTCGTCGGGCAGGCGCCCGCCGGGACCCGCACCGCGGTCGTCGCCTGGCTGGGGTACGAGACGCCGGGCACGATCAGCACCGCCGTCGCCACCACCGGCCGCGCCGAGCGGGCGGCCCCGAAGCTGCGCGTCCTCGTCGCCGACCTGCGCCGGATCACCGGGCCCGGCACCCGACTCACCCTCCTCTGCCACTCCTACGGCTCGGTCGTCTGCGCCCGCGCCGCCGACGGCCTCGACGTCTCCGACGTCGCCCTGCTCGGCAGCCCGGGCACCGGCGCCGACACGGCCGCCGGCCTGCGCAGCGGCGCCCGGATCTGGGCGGCGCGGGGCGACGACGACTGGGTGGAGCACGTTCCGCACCTCAGCACCGGGCTGTTCGGCACCACCGTCGGCTTCGGCACCGACCCGGTCTCCCCGGAGTTCGGCGCCCGGGTCTTCGACGCCGGCGACGGCGGCCACAGCGACTACTTCGACCCCGGCTCCCTCTCCCTGACGAACCTGGCCCGGATCGCCCTGGGCGAGACCACGGAGGTGACCCATGACTGA
- the kynU gene encoding kynureninase yields the protein MSEPRSEAEQLDVADPLAALRDRFVLDDVTYLDGNSLGALPAHVPARVDDVVRRQWGELRIRSWEESGWWTAPERIGDRIAPLVGAAAGQIVVGDSTSVNVFKALVAAVRMAREDGGDGGGAGRDEILVDATTFPTDGYIAESAARMTGCTLRPVTPAEVPSALGARTAAVLLNHVDYRTGRLHDLPALTRAVHACGAYAVWDLCHSAGALPVGLDEHGVDLAVGCTYKYLNGGPGSPAYLYVRRDLQPRFDSPLPGWNSHAEPFGMRSAYAPASGAVRGRVGTPDILSLLALDAALDVWDADGVSVAAVRAKSLALTDFFLRCVGAYVPAGRVESVTPAAHAERGSQVALRCDDAGEVMKRLIEGGVVGDFRAPDVLRFGFTPLYVGFADVERAARVLARTLG from the coding sequence ATGTCTGAGCCGAGGAGCGAGGCCGAGCAGCTGGACGTCGCCGACCCGCTGGCCGCGCTGCGCGACCGGTTCGTCCTCGACGACGTGACGTACCTGGACGGCAACTCGCTCGGCGCCCTCCCCGCGCACGTGCCCGCGCGCGTGGACGACGTCGTCCGCCGCCAGTGGGGCGAGCTGCGCATCCGTTCCTGGGAGGAGAGCGGCTGGTGGACCGCGCCCGAGCGGATCGGCGACCGGATCGCACCGCTGGTCGGCGCGGCGGCCGGGCAGATCGTGGTGGGCGACTCCACGAGCGTGAACGTCTTCAAGGCGCTCGTCGCCGCCGTGCGCATGGCGCGGGAGGACGGCGGCGACGGGGGCGGTGCGGGCCGGGACGAGATCCTCGTCGACGCCACCACCTTCCCCACGGACGGGTACATCGCCGAGTCGGCGGCACGGATGACGGGCTGCACGCTGCGCCCGGTCACCCCGGCCGAGGTGCCCTCCGCGCTCGGCGCCCGCACCGCCGCCGTCCTGCTCAACCACGTCGACTACCGCACCGGCCGGCTGCACGACCTGCCCGCGCTCACCCGCGCGGTGCACGCGTGCGGGGCGTACGCCGTCTGGGACCTGTGCCACAGCGCGGGCGCGCTGCCGGTCGGGCTCGACGAACACGGCGTAGACCTGGCGGTCGGCTGCACCTACAAGTACCTCAACGGCGGCCCCGGTTCGCCCGCCTACCTGTACGTGCGCCGCGACCTCCAGCCCCGCTTCGACTCCCCGCTGCCGGGCTGGAACTCGCACGCCGAGCCGTTCGGCATGCGCTCCGCGTACGCGCCGGCGTCCGGAGCGGTGCGGGGCAGGGTCGGCACGCCGGACATCCTCTCCCTGCTCGCCCTGGACGCGGCGCTGGACGTGTGGGACGCGGACGGTGTCTCGGTGGCGGCGGTGCGGGCCAAGTCGCTGGCGCTGACGGACTTCTTCCTGCGCTGCGTCGGGGCGTACGTCCCCGCCGGCCGGGTGGAGTCCGTGACCCCGGCCGCGCACGCGGAGCGCGGCAGCCAGGTCGCCCTGCGCTGTGACGACGCGGGCGAGGTCATGAAGCGGCTGATCGAGGGTGGCGTGGTCGGCGACTTCCGCGCCCCGGACGTCCTGCGCTTCGGTTTCACACCGCTGTACGTCGGCTTCGCGGACGTGGAGCGGGCGGCCCGGGTGCTGGCGCGGACGCTGGGGTGA
- a CDS encoding DUF3151 domain-containing protein: protein MSIHENLLGGPPPTHLPDDPGPRELLAGGTSPADVAAKYPTSSLAWARLADEAFERGSVVESYAYARTGYHRGLDALRRSGWKGHGPVPWEHEPNRGFLRALHALARAAQAIGEKEEYERCAQFLKDSSPAAAEVLG, encoded by the coding sequence ATGTCCATTCACGAGAACCTCCTCGGGGGACCGCCCCCGACCCACCTTCCCGACGACCCCGGGCCCCGCGAGCTGCTGGCGGGCGGCACCTCCCCCGCCGACGTCGCCGCGAAGTACCCGACGTCCTCGCTCGCCTGGGCCCGCCTGGCCGACGAGGCGTTCGAACGGGGCAGCGTCGTGGAGTCGTACGCGTACGCCCGTACGGGCTACCACCGCGGCCTGGACGCCCTGCGCCGCAGCGGCTGGAAGGGGCACGGCCCGGTGCCCTGGGAGCACGAGCCGAACCGCGGCTTCCTGCGCGCCCTGCACGCCCTCGCCCGCGCCGCCCAGGCGATCGGCGAGAAGGAGGAGTACGAGCGCTGCGCCCAGTTCCTGAAGGACTCCTCGCCCGCCGCGGCCGAGGTGCTCGGCTAG
- the fbaA gene encoding class II fructose-bisphosphate aldolase, protein MPIATPEVYNEMLDRAKAGKFAYPAINVTSSQTLHAALRGFAEAESDGIVQISTGGAEFLGGQHSKDMVTGAVALAEFAHIVAAKYDVNIALHTDHCPKDKLDGYVRPLIAVSEERVKAGREPLFQSHMWDGSAETLADNLSIAAELLERARAARIILEVEITPTGGEEDGVSHEINDSLYTTVDDALRTAEALGLGEKGRYLLAASFGNVHGVYKPGNVVLRPDLLKELNEGVAAKYGQPAGSKPFDFVFHGGSGSTAEEIATALDNGVVKMNLDTDTQYAFTRPVADHMFRNYDGVLKVDGEVGNKKTYDPRTWGKLAEAGMAARVVEACGHLRSAGTKIK, encoded by the coding sequence ATGCCCATCGCAACTCCCGAGGTCTACAACGAGATGCTGGACCGGGCGAAGGCAGGAAAGTTCGCCTACCCGGCCATCAACGTGACCTCCTCCCAGACGCTGCACGCGGCCCTGCGCGGTTTCGCCGAGGCGGAGAGCGACGGGATCGTCCAGATCTCCACCGGCGGTGCCGAGTTCCTGGGCGGCCAGCACAGCAAGGACATGGTGACGGGCGCCGTGGCCCTCGCCGAGTTCGCCCACATCGTGGCCGCGAAGTACGACGTGAACATCGCGCTGCACACCGACCACTGCCCGAAGGACAAGCTCGACGGGTACGTCCGCCCCCTGATCGCCGTCTCCGAGGAGCGCGTCAAGGCCGGCCGCGAGCCGCTGTTCCAGTCCCACATGTGGGACGGCTCCGCGGAGACCCTGGCCGACAACCTCTCGATCGCCGCCGAGCTGCTGGAGCGCGCCCGCGCCGCCAGGATCATCCTGGAGGTCGAGATCACCCCGACCGGCGGTGAGGAGGACGGCGTCTCGCACGAGATCAACGACTCCCTCTACACCACGGTCGACGACGCGCTGCGCACCGCGGAGGCCCTGGGTCTCGGCGAGAAGGGCCGCTACCTCCTCGCCGCCTCCTTCGGCAACGTGCACGGCGTCTACAAGCCGGGCAACGTCGTGCTCCGCCCCGACCTGCTCAAGGAGCTGAACGAGGGCGTCGCCGCGAAGTACGGGCAGCCGGCCGGCAGCAAGCCGTTCGACTTCGTCTTCCACGGCGGCTCCGGCTCCACCGCCGAGGAGATCGCCACCGCGCTGGACAACGGCGTGGTCAAGATGAACCTCGACACGGACACCCAGTACGCCTTCACGCGTCCGGTCGCCGACCACATGTTCCGCAACTACGACGGTGTCCTGAAGGTCGACGGCGAGGTCGGCAACAAGAAGACCTACGACCCGCGCACCTGGGGCAAGCTGGCCGAGGCCGGCATGGCCGCGCGCGTCGTCGAGGCCTGCGGTCACCTGCGGTCCGCCGGTACGAAGATCAAGTAG
- a CDS encoding tryptophan 2,3-dioxygenase family protein: protein MSHEAPNLDFEGSTPYEDYVQADVLTHLQHTLSDDPGEMVFLVTTQVMELWFTVIVHEWETAARALREDRIPVATDALKRSVRELEALNASWTPLGQLTPAQFNSYRAALGEGSGFQSAMYRRMEFLLGEKSASMLVPHRGAPRVHAELEKALHEPSVYDEVVRLLDRRGYDIPDAVLKRDVTRKYEAAPEVEAAWTAVYKGDQNGELARLGEALTDVAELVWRWRNDHLVATRRAMGSKTGTGGSAGVAWLEKRARGNVFPELWTARSYV from the coding sequence ATGTCCCACGAAGCCCCGAATCTCGACTTCGAGGGCAGCACGCCGTACGAGGACTATGTCCAGGCGGACGTGCTCACCCATCTCCAGCACACCCTCTCCGACGATCCCGGAGAGATGGTCTTCCTGGTCACGACCCAGGTCATGGAGCTGTGGTTCACCGTCATCGTCCACGAATGGGAGACCGCCGCCCGCGCCCTGCGCGAGGACCGGATCCCGGTGGCGACCGACGCGCTCAAGCGTTCGGTACGCGAGCTGGAGGCGCTGAACGCCTCCTGGACGCCCCTGGGGCAGCTCACCCCGGCCCAGTTCAACTCCTACCGGGCCGCCCTCGGCGAGGGCTCCGGCTTCCAGTCGGCGATGTACCGCCGCATGGAGTTCCTGCTCGGCGAGAAGTCCGCCTCGATGCTCGTCCCGCACCGCGGCGCCCCGCGCGTCCACGCGGAACTGGAGAAGGCGCTGCACGAGCCGAGCGTGTACGACGAGGTGGTCCGGCTGCTCGACCGGCGCGGGTACGACATACCGGACGCCGTGCTCAAGCGGGACGTCACCCGGAAGTACGAGGCGGCACCCGAGGTGGAGGCCGCCTGGACGGCCGTCTACAAGGGCGACCAGAACGGCGAGCTGGCCCGCCTCGGCGAGGCCCTCACCGACGTCGCCGAACTGGTCTGGCGCTGGCGCAACGACCACCTGGTCGCCACCCGCCGCGCGATGGGCTCGAAGACCGGTACGGGCGGCTCCGCCGGGGTGGCCTGGCTGGAGAAGCGGGCCCGCGGCAACGTGTTCCCCGAGCTGTGGACGGCGCGGTCCTATGTCTGA